The Bacteroidetes Order II. bacterium genomic sequence GACCGCATGGGTATAGGCAAAACGGGTTACATGCCGCACAATATAATGACAAGAAGTTGTCTGGGCGGAATGTATGGATGCAGCAGGTATCTCCATCAAACAGTTAATTCCTTTTCAATTGGATAGGTGATATAGGTCTGGTACACCACATGGTGGATTTGTTGTAATTGAAAGCGGATTTGTTGTAGATACACAGACATCCCTTCTTCAATTACTTCATCAATTTGCCCATACCGGAGGGTGGCCTGTAGGCGTCCGGCCAAGCGATCTAACTTTGCAGCGGTTCGTCCACTCTTTTCGGCAATTTGCCGGATTGTGTGCAGGACAATGTCCGCATTATAGCGTACAGAACGCGGAGATTGTCCGCTTAAGAGCAAAAATTCTGCAATTTGTTTCGGTTGTAGGTCTGCGGTGTACACCTTGCAGTAAGCTTCAAATGCGGTACAGGTTTTCAAGAGCGAAATCCACTCCAGATATCCAAACAACCCGGTGTGCTGTTCGTCTTGATCGGTGTCCTCCACAAAATGTGCTTCCAATAAATAGGTGACGGATTCAATTCGTTCTGTTGCCCGACCCAATTCTAAAAAATTGTAACCTTGCTCGTGGTTCATGGTGGCAATTGTATAGCCACGGAATAGGTGAATCCCTTCCAATATTGCACGCAGGAGGGAATCCGGTTGATACATCCAGAGGCCAGACCGCGCTTGCTTTAGGTCTAAATACATGCGATTGACCTGTTCCCACATTTCGGAAGTAATCTGTTCTCGCACTTGGCGTGCATTTTCGCGTGCTGTTGCAATACAGGAAAATATGGAGGAGCGGTTTTCGGGGTTCAGCACCACCCAAGCGAGCATTTTAAGCGGGTCTCCGTCGGGATCTGTGGGCAACATCAGCAGCCGACGCATCCGCTGTAACTGACGTGTGGCCTGTTCGGGTGACTGTTCCAGCATGGTATTCAGGCCCACAGCCAAAATGCGAGCAGCATGTTCTGCCCTTTCGAGGTAGCGACTCATCCAGTAGAGGCTATCGGCAACACGCGCAAGCATGGCGTTTAGGTTTTATTGGTGATAGGGTGTTCAATATTGTTCGGTTTATTGGTGCAAGACCCAGGTATCTTTGCTACCTCCTCCTTGTGAGGAGTTAACCACAAGGGAGCCTCGTCGCAAAGCCACGCGGGTAAGGCCGCCCGGTACGATTTGGATATCGTCTCCATACAAGACATATGGACGCAAATCCACATGACGCGGCTCAAACTGATCGTTAATAAAACATGGTGCACGAGAAAGGGAAATGGTCGGCTGTGCAATATAATTCCGGGGGTTTTCCAAAACCTGTGCGCGCATGGCTTCTTGTTGTGCCTTGGTACTATGTGGCCCGATCAACATCCCATAACCTCCTGCTTCTCCTACCGCTTTTACCACGAGCTGACTGATGTTGTCTAAAACATATGTTAACTCCGCCGGACGATCCAAGATATAGGTTTCTACATTTGGTAAAATAGGCTCTTCGCCCAAATAATACCGGATTATTTCGGGGACATAGGCATAGATCGCTTTATCGTCAGCAACACCCGTTCCTACGGCATTGGCAAGGGCTACATTTCCGGCGCGGTAGGCACTAAAAATACCTGGAACGCCCAATGCCGAGTCTTCTCGAAAGACAAGGGGGTCCATAAAATCATCGTCCACCCGTCGGTAGATCACATCCACCCGTTGCAAACCAGAAGTTGTGCGCCGATAAACCACATTGTTATGGACAATCAGATCCCGTCCCTCTACCAGTTGGATGCCCATTTGTTGTGCCAAAAAAGCATGTTCAAAATACGCCGAATTGTAAATGCCGGGTGAGAGCAGGACAATCGAAGGATCCAGCGTTGGTGAAGAAAGTGACCGCAGCGCCGCCAGTAACATTTGTGGGTACTGCTCAACCGGAAGTACGCCATAGTTACGAAAAACCACCGGAAATACCCGTTTGATGATGCTACGGTTCATCAGCATATACGAGACCCCGCTCGGAACCCGGAGGTTGTCTTCCAATACGGCAAAGCGACCATCCGGCAATCGAATAAGATCTGTCCCAACAATGGAAATATACACCCCTTTCGGAACCGGAAACCCGCGCATTTCCCGACGATAATGTTTGCAGGAAT encodes the following:
- a CDS encoding circularly permuted type 2 ATP-grasp protein, with translation MNKTVPSFGAHYFFDEAYDEMFSAPNEIRPMYRALQQRLMELGIEELQARQQASDKSFLNQGITFTVYGDEGGTERIFPYDLLPRILTGSEWIHIEQGLKQRIYALNLFLKDLYTDEKILKDRIIPKELVYSCKHYRREMRGFPVPKGVYISIVGTDLIRLPDGRFAVLEDNLRVPSGVSYMLMNRSIIKRVFPVVFRNYGVLPVEQYPQMLLAALRSLSSPTLDPSIVLLSPGIYNSAYFEHAFLAQQMGIQLVEGRDLIVHNNVVYRRTTSGLQRVDVIYRRVDDDFMDPLVFREDSALGVPGIFSAYRAGNVALANAVGTGVADDKAIYAYVPEIIRYYLGEEPILPNVETYILDRPAELTYVLDNISQLVVKAVGEAGGYGMLIGPHSTKAQQEAMRAQVLENPRNYIAQPTISLSRAPCFINDQFEPRHVDLRPYVLYGDDIQIVPGGLTRVALRRGSLVVNSSQGGGSKDTWVLHQ
- a CDS encoding alpha-E domain-containing protein, with translation MLARVADSLYWMSRYLERAEHAARILAVGLNTMLEQSPEQATRQLQRMRRLLMLPTDPDGDPLKMLAWVVLNPENRSSIFSCIATARENARQVREQITSEMWEQVNRMYLDLKQARSGLWMYQPDSLLRAILEGIHLFRGYTIATMNHEQGYNFLELGRATERIESVTYLLEAHFVEDTDQDEQHTGLFGYLEWISLLKTCTAFEAYCKVYTADLQPKQIAEFLLLSGQSPRSVRYNADIVLHTIRQIAEKSGRTAAKLDRLAGRLQATLRYGQIDEVIEEGMSVYLQQIRFQLQQIHHVVYQTYITYPIEKELTV